TCACCGCACTCTGCAAGAGGGTCTATAGACTACAGCATAAACCCCTGTTGCCGCACTCTGCAATAGGGTCTATAAATTGCTGGGAAAACATCCAGCACCAAACTCTCCAATAATGTCTATCGATTGCAGTGTTAAAAATAATCTGCACTCACAAGATTTCGGGAATGGTGGTGTGTTTCGTGTAAATATAGCAGAAAAGTAGAGGGTTCTTACCATCCCTCCCAGTGGACAGTCTTAAATTGGGTTTAATGCACAGCTCGGTTACTGGGACACAAAGAGGCAGTGTCCTAGCATGTGTCTTTAAATGAAGTGGACCGGTCTATAACATGTGGAGCTGAGCCGAGGAATGCTGCAGTGCATAACTCTCCGATTACAACAGACACATTAACAACCCCAGCGGCAGAGAATGGCCAGCTGTTAGCAGGACAGTGAGTGTGGAGTGATTGAGCCACATTCATTCACACACAGagcgaggaggagaggaggaggaaagtgggcagagagagagagaaagagagagagagagagctatactGGCAGAAGTGAGGAGATAATAAAGGAAAACAGAATTAACTTGTATTGACGTAGCATCCACAacatcctcagggcatcccaaaacaATTCAGAACCAATTAGTGTAATTCCTTCTGAAGGGCAGTTACTGTTGCCAAATGCAAGAGGCAATTTGCACTTAAAAGGTGCTCAAAGATAGAACAGGAAGTGAATATAGAGCAAATGACTgatagaaagagaggggagagatgggCGCACACAGAAGGGAAAgaaagtgaggggggggggtggggggaggggagagtgatgcACACAAATGCTGAGAAAAGTCACagaaagggaaggggagaaaaaacatgcataatagatacccgggagtgaatgaaggggttgtcttatgaggaaaggttgagcaggttgggcctgtactcattggagtttagaagaatgagaggggatcttatcgaaacgtataagattctgagggggctcgacagggtagatgctgagaggatgtttcccctcatgggcgaatctagaactagcgggcaaagttttagaataaggggtcgcccaattaagatgaggaggaatttcttctctcacagagtcgcgaatctttggaattctctgccccagagagctgtgaaggcagagtcattgaatatattcaaggctgagacagacagattcttaaactataggggagtcaagggttacggagcatcaggcaggaaagtggagttgaggccaagatcagatgagccatgatgttattgaatggtggagcaggctcgaggggccgtatggtttactcctgctcctatttcttatgtccttatgagttacaggctggaatctaaatcgaggggttcaggtggtttatatatagaataatggatacctgggagtgagttacagactggaatctaatcgaggggttcaggtggtttatatatagaataatggatacctgggaatgagttacagactggaatctaatcgaggggttcaggtggtttatatatagaataatggataccagagagagagggagtgaggaagtgagtttgagagtgagtgaaacaaacaGCTCTATGTTATTTCTCGTTTAATCCCAAACTCCACACACCCAGCCAGTGAAATGTAGGATACTGCATAAAATTCTCCCACTCATTCTGGGCTGCTACACACAGTATCACTGCACTCGTCATAAATAAAGGCTGGTGGATAATGCACAGTTTGTGAAAAAACTGCACAGGATTCAGAGGAAATGAATGTAGAATTCTACAATCACAGatagaatgataaaataattaatGCAGAGCATCAGGtacctgagagtgagttacaggctggaatctaatcgaggggttcagctggtttatatatagaataatggatacctgggagtgagttacaagactggaatctaatcgagggattcaggtggtTCAAATACACAATGACGGATGCTTGAGAAGGGATTGAAGTTTAGGCTGTGATGCTGGTTGTTTATAAACTTGTTTCTGTTCTGTGGACAGGTTTTGTTCCACCTTTGGTGATCTATCGGCAGGCAGGTTGTGAGTACGCTTGCACTCTCGAGGAACCAGGGCGTAGGCCCTGGGCCGAGGTTCTGCGTGTTTGCTCTCGAGTGATGGTGCGGCAGTGTTCAGCAAGGTCACCCTTGGCGGTGCCACCTCGAGCCGGTGGGCTTTCCCTTCCTGGACCCCGTCACGCCGTGGCTCTGCCTGCCCCCCTAACCCCCACCCACTCCCTTTGCGTATCTTACCTTTCTCCGCCTCGGGCCCGCCTTGGCCAGGCAGGACCTCTGCAGGTGCACGTAGCCGCCGATGACCCGGATCTCCTCAGCCGTCGGGTACCGCTTCTTCACTGGGGCCCCCGGCACAGCCGTGGGCGGGGTCCCCGCCGGGGGGCCCACACCATTCTCCGCTGTTGCGCCGCTGGCGGGCACCGGCTTTCCGCCCGCCATCTTGCGGGGGTTGATGGTTATCGTCTTGCCCGACTTCCGCTGCGGGGTGCCCACCCGGCCCGCTCGGCCGGTGGGTGTTGGCGGGCTCCCGCTGCCCGCCGGCCGGTCTTCCCTCGGCTGCGCACGGGCCCAAAACCCTTTCTGCCCCGGCCCCTCGCGGCCATCCGCCCCGGGGGCACCCCGCTCCGCCAGGGGTTCGCCGCTGCCGGAGGCCGAGTGGGGCACTGGAGCTGCTGCCCCCTCCGACCGGCTGAAGGGGCCGCCGGCAGCTCGGCTGCTGTAGGCCGTGAGCCGAACTTCCTCTGGGCCGGTTGCCGGGGTTCGAGGCGGGCCCGCCGACGAGGGCAGCTTGACGTGGTACAGCCGGCTCATGCCGGGCTCCTCCTGGGCTTCCTGCCCGACTGCCGCTGGCTCTTGCCCGAGCTGGGAGAGCACAGGACTCTCCGGGCCTAGTTCAGTCTGCCCGTCTCGGGGGCCATTGTCTGCGTCTCTCTGGTTGGGTGCAGCAGGGCAGGAAGCGGCAGCAGCAGAAGCAGCTGCGACAGCAAGACTGTCTGAGGCCCATTCGGCACAGGAAGAGGAAGCCATGCTGACAAGCTGCGGTTTCACAAGGCTGCCTGCTGAGTTGCCGGACCGGGAGGAGCCGCCGGCTTCGTCCTCTGGCTCTGACTCGGGAGGGGCCCCCCGCCTGGGCCGGGGAACCACGACGAAAGATTTCTTGGACCGGGCCCGCAGTTCGGCCAGGGCCCGAGCCTGGGCCTCGGTTGCCGGgtgggggtcgggagcggagggCGGCTTGGCTTCGTGGTCGGGGGAGGGCCCCTGCTGGCTGGGGTCGGGACTGGGCCGCCGCTCGTCCGCATCGCAGTGGCCGGCGCTCGACGCGGGGGCCACGGCTAGCCCCTCCCGCAGTCCCGCCCGCCCAGGCTCGGATGCGGGCGCACCCAGTGGGCGGGTGGCAGCGCCGGCGGCCTCCGCCAGCCCCTCGGCCTCGGGCTGGCGTGCCTCGGGGGCCCGGCAAGGGGACTCGGCCCCCTCGGCGGCCCAGCGGGCCTCGAAGCGGCTGCGGAATGCGGCCACCGTGCGCGCCGGGGGCGGGGAgggcgagcgggggaggggctGGCGGTGGCGCCGGTGGTGGCGGGCCGGGGAGGCCCGCCCGATGATGTTGTCGGTGCTGTGGGAGCGGGCGGGGCGCGGACGGCCGGCAAAATCCCTCCCCTGGTCGAAGCGCGACAGCAGCCGACTGACCCTGCcccgctcctcctgctcctcctgctccgcaTAATCCTCCCGGCCTCTCTCCAAGCTGTTGAGATCCTCCACGCTGCGGCTTAAGGAGGATTTGACGTTAAGCTGGCCTGCAGCTGGGATGGGCCCGGCCTGCTCCGGCCCGAGGCAGGGGGGCGCCTTCCCCCGGCCCTCCAGGCACACGGGGTCGCACTCGACGACGGTGATGTTGTCCGCCCGGATGGTCCTCACCCCCGGCACATGGTCGAGTGGCTCGGCCGCCTGCCGGGGCCAGGGGGGCTGCTCCGGCTCCAGGGTCTCCCTCCTCTGCTTCTCCTGCTGGATGAAGTGGTTCTGGTAAACGGGGCAGATGTTCTCACGCAGCACCGCACCCTGCGCGTCGCCGGGGAGCCGCTCCACCCCGTCGGCGCCGTTGAGCCCGGCGGGCAAAGCGCCCGCTCCGCCGCCGGGCGCCAGCCCCTCGCCCGGGGCCTCGGACAGCGAGGACCCAGAGGAGAGCCGGGCCCGCCGCCTCTCGATGATCTCCCTCTTCCAGGCCGGCATCCTGGCAAGCCGCTCCAGTTCCGCGTTCTCCCTGCGCCGGCCTTCCTCCTCGTCCCTCCGCTTCCGCTCCAGGAGCTGGACCTTCCACTGGGGCAGGGTCGCCATTCCGCAAATTCCCCCTTCCGCGGggccacacctctctctctctctctccgatggcGGACGGAAATGCCAAACAGGGGCCTCAGGATTCAGACAATGTCACCGGCCTTCGGACATGGCCACAGGGGGCAGTCCCAGACAACGGGCTCCAGCCGACCAGTCACAGATGCCCAGGCCCCGCTGCCAATTCTTTGACACTTAGTCCCAAATGCCCAATTCCCAACACTGAGACCCAATCTCAATGCCAGACACACAGACACCCAGAGCCAGACACCCAGTCTCACAGAGCCAGCGCCTGACACCCAGCCCCAGACGCTCAGTCTCACACAGCCAGCACCAGAAGCCCAGACCCTGACACCCAGACCCAGATACCCAGCCACCCAGACGCTCAGTCTCACACAGCCAGCACCAGAAGCCCAGACCGTGACAACATCCAGACCCAGATACCCCGCTCCAGACACCCAGCCCCAGACGCACAGTCTCACACAGCCAGCACCAGAAGCCCAGACCCTGGCATCCAGACCCAGACGCACAGACCCCGACACCAAACCCCAGACGCTCAGTCTCACACAGCCAGCACCAGAAGCCCAGACACCCAGCCCCAGACACCCAGTACTAGAAGCCCAGACCCTGACATCCAGACCCAGATACACAGCTCCAGACGCACAGACCCTGACACCAAACCCCAGACGCTCCGTCTCACACAGCCAGCACCAGAAGCCCAGGCACCCAGTCACACACAGACAGCCCTAGACACCCAGACCCTGCTCCAGACACCCAGCCTTACACACCCAGCCCCAGCCCAGACCCTATCCTCAGCCCCACATTCACAGACCCCATAGTCAGACCCAGATTCTCCTCAGTCCCGGGATGAAATCTCGCTGCTGTCCCAAGCTCACACCCGTGTGTGTCCCGGGCTAAATTGCGGCGGCTTTCCCTGAGCAAGTCCACTCGGTGTGTGTCGCGGGCTGCAATGTCCTTCTGTTGCGAGTTGAGCGCCGGGCTGTGCCGGGGCAGCCTGCCTTGTCTCTCCTGCTCCCTGCGCCCCCCACCCGCCCGCCTCGGAAACAAAAGGAGCGAATCGCTGGGGCGAGTCTGGCCGCTCGGACGCTCCCTGTCCCCGGCTGTAAGGCgattccctccccgcccccccggcgGAGAGCTGGGCTGGGCTTCCCTGCCGCCAAGGTGTGCCTCGGATCGCTCCGGCTCCCGAGCAGCCGCTGCGCTCAGCAAATCTCTGAGATTCAATGACAGACTCGACCCGCCGCCCACAGTAACTGGGAGAGAATAAGAGAGCATCCGGGAGTGGGCAGGAAatagagagagggactggagagacagaatggagaatcTATATATAtattccagagagagagagagagagagaatagggaaaCTGTATAAATctatagagagacagagggagagaaagagatagagagagagagaatagggaatCTGTATAatatattacatatatatatagagggagagagagggagaatagggaatgtataatatattatatatagagagagagacagagggttagagagagagacagaatacagaatctatataaatatagatgatagagagagagagactgaataaagaatacatatatatatatagattagagagagagacagacaatagagagacagagagagagagagagacagaataaagaatatatatatatataaagatatatagattagagagagagacagaataaagagagagagaataaaGAATATATAtgtcggcacctcaaagcactggagaagtaccactaatgctgcctctgtaaaatcctgcaaatctattgacaggataggtgcaccaaagtcagtgttctcgctcaggccaacatccccagcatcgtggcattgaccacgctcaatcagctccgatggatgggccacattgtccgcaggcccaatgctagactcccaaaacatgcgttctactccaagctccgtcacggcaagtgagtcccaggagggcagagaaaacacctcaaagcctccatgaaaacatttaacatctccaccaactcttggaaatccctggcccaagaccgctcaaagtggaagagaatcatCGGAGAAGGTGCCGAATACTTCAGGTCTCTTCGTcgagagcacacggaagccaagcgcaaacagcagaaggagtgtacaacaaaccaagcaccctACCCACTCTTCAACcagcatctgccccacctgtgacagactgtaggtcccgcattggtctcatcagtcacctgagaactcatagtagtgtggaagtaagtcatcctcgactccaggggactgcctaaaatGAAGATATATATATGGAGAGGAATAGAGAGACAGAATAGagaatctatatatatatatacatatatgaaAGAGAcagaatatatatatttatatatatggagagagaaaaagagacagagagacagaatagagaagctatatatatattagagagagagaggaatagagagtcAGGGAGATTAGAgaatctatatatatataaaagagagagagggaatacaGACAGGCAATAGGCACTGGATAATTCTCTCTATATATAGCGTGGGATAGAAAGAATAGATAATCTATATATATTAGATTGACAGGGAtggaatagagagagacagaatagaGAATATAtttgagagcgagacagagaggaagacagaCAGAAGAAATATCGATATATACAGAGAGAAAAtagaaaatatatatataatgagaaggaatagagagagagagagagagataaaggaggATAAAAGTgacaggggaaagagagagggagtgttAGAGAGCAAATAGAGATAGGAataaagagaaaaagagaggcaaTAGAGGGTGAGAGAGCTAATAGACAGAGGCTGAGAGAGAGggctgagagacagagagggaatagaGAGACCGAGGGAATGGAGAGAGATAGAAGAGAATCAGTGACAGAAAGATGGAATAGACAGAGTGAATATAGAAAGGGAcagagtggggatagagagagaaagctaGGAGTCTGAGAGGGTatagaaagagaggggagagaatgAATAGAGAAAGTAACAgagagggagtagagagagagagagagagatggagcgagggAGCAAAGAAAGGATAGAGAGTGTGAGCTAATAGAGACAGAGGGAATAGACAAAAAGaacagaagagacagagagaatagagagacagaaagggacagTGGAAATTGAGAAAGGGTCAGAGAAGGATTAGACAGAGTTGATAGACAGTTCTCTTAGAATCACTCTTGCGCTCTGTCTGGTTCTCTCTCTCAGGTCTATCTCCCACTCTCGCTCTGCCTCTGGTTCACTCTCAGGGATTCTCTCTCactcagggtctctctctctcactcactcgctttGGGTCTCCCGCTCTCTCAGGGTCTCTCActcgctgtctctcactctctttctcagggtctctctctcgctctcgctgtctCTCTTTTGCTGTCTctcgttcagtctctctctctctctatctcagtctctctcaggtctatctctctctctctctggttctctctctcagggtctctcagtctctctctctctctctctctaagtctctctctctccctctctgggtctctctctcagaATTACTTTCTCGCTCTgactctggttctctctctctctctctctctctaagggtTTCTCTTTCTCgcttcctctgtctgtctctctcagggtctctcagtctctctttctcttcctcactctctctgtctctcagggtccctctctctcactctgtctctctccctcaggttctctctgtctcagttatctctctgggtctctctcagtctctctctctctctctctctctctctgggtctctctctctgattctctctctgtcagAATCATTCATTTGTTCTGTCTCTGGTtctatctctctcaatctctctctctcagtctctctctctctgggtctatttctgtccctctcagtctctctctctctttctctgggtttctctctctcttgctctctctcactctgtctctctcccagggtctctctctgtctcagtctctctttctttggatctttctctctctctctctgggtctctctctggttctctctctgtcagaatcactctctcgctctgattctcgctctctgtcaatctctctctctctcgctcactctgtctctctctctctctctcagggtctctttctctctcgctctgtctctaactctctctaagggtctctctctcgcactctccggGTCTCtcccgctcaccctctctctcagggtctctctctcgcttgctctcgctgtctctctcttttgctgtccctcactctcaggatctctctctcgctataagtctctctctcactctcaggtctatctctctctcactgtctctggtttctctctctctcagggtctctctctctctctctgagtctctctctgagtctctttctctctgaatctctctccctctgtgggtCTCTCTTGTAATGAATattatgactcaaaagacttgttactgcaaactgactcaggtgtaaacctgatccaactttattcgtgcccaaatcagccgcgtgacatggtacccgtgcttatataccagtgatcgCGCACGTGCTCTGATAGTGGCGCCCCTTAtgtctggtgaccccaggcatcaatacataacaacatcctttttcaagatcttaatagaaacctagaaacatagaaaataggtgcaggagtaggccattcggcccttcgagcctgcaccgccattcaataagatcattgctgatcattccctcagttcccctttcctgctttttctccataccccttgttccccttagccgtaagggccatatctaactccctcttaaatatatcccatgaactggcatcaataactctctgtggcaggaaattccaccggttaacaactctctgagtgaagaagtttttcctcatctctgtcctaaatggcctaccccttatcctaaggctatgtcccctggttctggacttccccaacatcgggaacattcttcctgcatctaacctgtccagtcccgtcagaatcttatatgtttctatgagatcccctctcatccttctaaactccagtgaataaaggcccagttgatccagtctctcctcatatcacagtccagccatccctggaatcagtctggtgaaccttcgctgcattcctcaatagcaagaacgtccttcctcagattaggagtccaaaactgaacataatattccaggtgaggcctcactaaggccctgtataactgcagtaagaccttcctgctcctatactcaaatcccctagctatgaaagccaacataacatttgccttctttaccgcctgctgtacttgcatgcccactttcagtgactgatgaaccatgacacccaggtctcgttgcacccccccttttcctaatcccagttttaatatcagtctttttacaaattaagacagtctgggactttccactcatgagttgatcgtctcagttcaactttagttctaggcaagcgttctgagtcagttgtgactgaaggctgagtaaccgatctgatgggagtggtaatgaccacatcagagactggtggcccagtttcaataatgacagcagagtgctctgatgaatgaacattggttggttggtcactgactgcatcttcctcaagcggttccagatgtgtcgcagttttatctgatcaacatgtttcctgcatgtttgcccattcttgagcatgacaataaacactctgttaccctctttggctgtaacagtaccggcgatccactttggaccttgaccatagttccgtacttaaaccagatcgttgacagagatgtcacgtgacacagcagcacgatcatgatacctttgctgactatgatgtctgttttcaacacgatcattcaaatcgggatgaacaagagagagcttggtcttgagagttctcttcatcagtagttcagcaggggagaccccagtaagcgtatgaggtctggtcctgtaactgagcagtatacaggattagcgagtctgcagtgaaccctgagttacacatttcatactctgcttgatcgtttgaacagcacgccctgcttgaccattagaagcaggttggaatggggctgacctcatatgtttcatgccattgagttttatgaactcttgaaactccagacttgtgaagcaagatccgttgtcgctcacaacaatgtcaggcaaaccatgagtagcaaacctgacacaaaggctctcaatagtagctgtagacatactggatgacataataatacactctacccactttgaatatgcatccaccacaacaaaaaacatctttcccaggaaagggcctccaaaatcgatgtggatcctcgaccatggtttagatggccacgaccaaagactcagcggagattccgctggtactttacttagctgcatgcaagtattgcactgatgcacacatgaatccagatcagagtcaattccaggccaccataccctagcaatggctttcatcatgacaataccaggatgagtgctatgtaattcacgtacaaatttttctctacctttcttgggcataacaacatgattcccTCACagtaaagtcttactgaatggacagttcatctttgcgatgtttGTAAGGTTtgttctcatcacacatttccataggtattgcagatgaatcaccactgaggacacaacatttcacaaccgataaaataaggtcatggctggtccagatcctaacttgttgagcagtgacaggaattccttcactctcaaaagcatccattactaacagtagatctgcaggttgaggcatctccatctcaggcGTGGGCAACAACCAGATGACACAGTGCataggcacaattctcagtgccaggtctatgatgaataacataatcataggtgtCATGTATGATGTATGTATGCgtgaggttactagccaccaggtggcgcgactgttggagatcattgggctgtacgcacgtgtgtgcagcccaggtataaaagacaagccatcatgtaatgtaatcactttgggccctaataaagcagagccaggtttttacctgtgttagtttacattattcagtctattgagtcactacatacataacatttggcgatgaggtaacttaaaaacctttgtttgcaaaactgagcacaattggaattctggagagattcgtggagggagaggattggacagattttgtagctcgcctggaccagtatttcgtggcaaacaaaatggagaaatccactgacgcagttaggtatagggcagtcttcctcacggtttgcggttcgAAAATCTATGGACTTATAAAGAATATTCTCttccctgcaagtccaatggacaaggactatgaggaattgtgtgctctggtacgtgaccatctcaatccagaagaaggcatcattatctcacgATATCGCGTCTACacgcacgtttgttctgagggccaggatgtgtcggaattcgttgccgacctaagatgtctagctggaccgtgtaagtttgaaaacgcattggcagacatgctgcgggacttctttgtaatcggcatcaaccacgaggtgatccacgtaagctactggcggcggaaacgttggacttgagcaaggccatcacgattgcccaggcatgcatgacgacagacaaacacttgaagcagatatcatcggaaaatcggaactcggccAGTACTATAAACAACATTGTATCGTCATTTAGCAGAGCTTCATATGGCAGAGCCTACTCGACtgagtatgcgaaacctgtggctgctcaaagtccgccaacgggaacaaatccaatttcaccatgttggcgttgtgggggcaatcatcggcctcatcagtgtcggtttaaacagtacatttgtaaaggctgttggagacgggggcatctccagcgcatgtgtccgcaactgaatcaggggaagtcataacggggaacaaagaaatggcggaccaattgaacaagtactttggttcggtattcacgaaggaggacacgaacaaccttccggttataaaaggggtcggggggtctagtaaggaggaggaactgagggaaatccttattagccgggaaattgtgttggggaaattgatgggattgaaggccgataaatccccagggcctgatggactgcatcccagagtacttaaggaggtggccttggaaatagtggatgcgttgacagtcattttccaacattccattgactctggatcagttcctatggagtggagggtagccaatgtaaccccactttttaaaaaaggagggagagagaaaacagggaattatagaccggtcagcctgacatcggtagtgggtaaaatgatggaatcaattattaaggatgtcatagcagtgcatttggaaagaggtgacatgatagggccaagtcagcatggatttgtgaaagggaaatcatgcttgacaaatcttctggaattttttgaggatgtttccagtagagtggataagggagaaccagttgatgtggaatatttggactttcagaaggcgttcgacaaggtcccacacaagagattgatgtgcaaagttagagcacatgggattgggggtagtgtactgacatggattgagaactggttgtcagacaggaagcaaagagtaggagtaaatgggtacttttcagaatggcaggcagtgactagtggggtaccgcaaggttctgtgctggggccccagctgtttacactgtacattaatgatttagatgaggggattaaatgtagtatctccaaatttgcggatgacactaagttgggtggcagtgtgagctgcgaggaggatgctgtgaggctgcagagcgacttggataggttaggtgagtgggcaaatgcatggcagatgaagtataatgtggataaatgtgaggttatccactttggtggtaaaaacagagagacagactattatctgaatggtgacagattaggaaaaggggaggtgcaaagagacctgggtgtcatggtacatcagtcattgaaggttggcatgcaggtgcagcaggcggttaagaaagcaaatggcatgttggccttcatagcaaggggatttgagtacaggggcagggaggtgttgctacagttgtacagggcattggtgaggccacacctggagtattgtgtacagttttggtctcctaacctgaggaaggacattcttgctattgagggagtgcagcgaaggttcaccagactgattcccgggatggcgggactgacctatcaagaaagactggatcaactgggcttg
The DNA window shown above is from Pristiophorus japonicus isolate sPriJap1 chromosome 19, sPriJap1.hap1, whole genome shotgun sequence and carries:
- the LOC139230138 gene encoding phostensin-like produces the protein MATLPQWKVQLLERKRRDEEEGRRRENAELERLARMPAWKREIIERRRARLSSGSSLSEAPGEGLAPGGGAGALPAGLNGADGVERLPGDAQGAVLRENICPVYQNHFIQQEKQRRETLEPEQPPWPRQAAEPLDHVPGVRTIRADNITVVECDPVCLEGRGKAPPCLGPEQAGPIPAAGQLNVKSSLSRSVEDLNSLERGREDYAEQEEQEERGRVSRLLSRFDQGRDFAGRPRPARSHSTDNIIGRASPARHHRRHRQPLPRSPSPPPARTVAAFRSRFEARWAAEGAESPCRAPEARQPEAEGLAEAAGAATRPLGAPASEPGRAGLREGLAVAPASSAGHCDADERRPSPDPSQQGPSPDHEAKPPSAPDPHPATEAQARALAELRARSKKSFVVVPRPRRGAPPESEPEDEAGGSSRSGNSAGSLVKPQLVSMASSSCAEWASDSLAVAAASAAAASCPAAPNQRDADNGPRDGQTELGPESPVLSQLGQEPAAVGQEAQEEPGMSRLYHVKLPSSAGPPRTPATGPEEVRLTAYSSRAAGGPFSRSEGAAAPVPHSASGSGEPLAERGAPGADGREGPGQKGFWARAQPREDRPAGSGSPPTPTGRAGRVGTPQRKSGKTITINPRKMAGGKPVPASGATAENGVGPPAGTPPTAVPGAPVKKRYPTAEEIRVIGGYVHLQRSCLAKAGPRRRKVNISFNDCELESTFEYPSELALLAEFGTVEEEPLPARELDEEEEEEEVLVPRLGVPGSPLVGKAIRRKPLLVDESCR